A genomic window from Coregonus clupeaformis isolate EN_2021a unplaced genomic scaffold, ASM2061545v1 scaf0109, whole genome shotgun sequence includes:
- the LOC123483422 gene encoding uncharacterized protein LOC123483422 — protein MMRFAIVREVDSYIDFEEESTVLDEVQLVVPLDDVPDVPLLPAILEEVPDVPTILEEATGNWQLIPIRFSSLYCGPVVIRNNAGPVAKAWRTFQFISPIITYMRGGSQQVVVRMHHVSRVRGLETQLVWAISKETHRLSPEGIPYCATKVQSISWIQCVAGRVTQYASHLRHETSVAVTHGCYQQTDVSVVYATLHMGLDGLLSSSAWSEAASVSTPTTQQFTEPEPEGHNCYEGWEEDLLPEEREVPLLNLYLTTKRVEDIGLRLVSLRQAFTTLLGSTLSRNHLFVAGKVLLGALVQVHQMDEAEFIRAYNDFVDYLSDPSKQIDIERGAG, from the exons atgatga GGTTCGCAATCGTCCGGGAGGTGGACAGCTACATCGACTTCGAAGAGG AATCAACTGTCCTGGATGAGGTCCAGTTGGTTGTGCCATTGGATGATGTGCCGGATGTACCACTGCTGCCAGCCATCCTTGAGGAGGTGCCAGATGTGCCGACTATCCTTGAG GAGGCCACTGGTAATTGGCAGTTGATACCGATTAGGTTTAGCTCCCTGTACTGTGGGCCTGTTGTGATCAGG AACAATGCCGGTCCGGTGGCTAAAGCTTGGAGAACTTTCCAGTTCATCAGCCCCATTATCACCTACATGCGTGGGGGATCCCAG CAGGTGGTGGTGAGGATGCACCATGTGAGTAGGGTTCGAGGCCTGGAGACTCAACTGGTGTGGGCCATCTCCAAGGAGACACACAGACTTAGTCCAGAGGGCATCCCCTACTGTGCCACCAAGGTGCAGTCCATCTCTTGGATCCAG TGTGTGGCTGGCAGGGTGACCCAGTATGCGTCTCACCTCCGCCACGAGACGTCTGTGGCCGTGACGCATGGCTGCTACCAG CAAACTGATGTCTCGGTGGTGTACGCCACTCTCCACATGGGGCTGGATGGGCTGCTCTCCTCCTCGGCGTGGTCGGAGGCTGCCTCCGTCTCTACGCCCACCACTCAGCAGTTCACTGAGCCAGAGCCTGAGGGCCACAACTGCTATGAG GGCTGGGAGGAGGACCTGCTGCCTGAGGAGAGGGAGGTTCCTCTGCTAAA cctctACCTTACCACCAAGAGAGTGGAGGACATCGGCCTGAGGCTCGTCTCCCTGCGCCAGGCCTTTACT aCCCTGCTCGGTTCCACCCTGAGCAGGAACCATCTGTTTGTGGCGGGAAAGGTCCTACTGGGCGCACTGGTTCAGGTCCACCAGATG GACGAGGCCGAATTCATCCGTGCCTATAACGACTTTGTGGACTACCTGAGTGACCCCTCCAAGCAGATTGACATTGAGAGGGGAGCTGGCTGA
- the LOC123483425 gene encoding uncharacterized protein LOC123483425: MPGCFSKLVERVRGRRRSTASTGCSNSFVGCFCCLFPFCRVRNRREVDSYIDFEEESTVLDEVQLVVPLDDVPDVPLLPAILEEVPDVPTILEEATGNWQLIPIRFSSLYCGPVVIRNNAGPVAKAWRTFQFISPIITYMRGGSQQVVVRMHHVSRVRGLETQLVWAISKETHRLSPEGIPYCATKVQSISWIQCVAGRVTQYASHLRHETSVAVTHGCYQQTDVSVVYATLHMGLDGLLSSSAWSEAASVSTPTTQQFTEPEPEGHNCYEGWEEDLLPEEREVPLLNLYLTTKRVEDIGLRLVSLRQAFTDEAEFIRAYNDFVDYLSDPSKQIDIERELAEAKIHHVNLIDVLFELVLFGMMTAQKSLMVQPGGFMERLYALLYSFLPTVASIEPKAERYLLLLNGGLMALLDDMFGQQLAWYFNRESLVTELSSLLEYHLEYLMASM; the protein is encoded by the exons ATGCCTGGGTGCTTTTCAAAATTGGTGGAGAGAGTGCGTGGACGTCGGCGGTCTACTGCGTCGACAGGTTGTTCAAATTCATTTGTGGGTTGTTTTTGTTGTCTTTTTCCGTTTTGCAGGGTTCGCAATCGTCGGGAGGTGGACAGCTACATCGACTTCGAAGAGG AATCAACTGTCCTGGATGAGGTCCAGTTGGTTGTGCCATTGGATGATGTGCCGGATGTACCACTGCTGCCAGCCATCCTTGAGGAGGTGCCAGATGTGCCGACTATCCTTGAG GAGGCCACTGGTAATTGGCAGTTGATACCGATTAGGTTTAGCTCCCTGTACTGTGGGCCTGTTGTGATCAGG AACAATGCCGGTCCGGTGGCTAAAGCTTGGAGAACTTTCCAGTTCATCAGCCCCATTATCACCTACATGCGTGGGGGATCCCAG CAGGTGGTGGTGAGGATGCACCATGTGAGTAGGGTTCGAGGCCTGGAGACTCAACTGGTGTGGGCCATCTCCAAGGAGACACACAGACTTAGTCCAGAGGGCATCCCCTACTGTGCCACCAAGGTGCAGTCCATCTCTTGGATCCAG TGTGTGGCTGGCAGGGTGACCCAGTATGCGTCTCACCTCCGCCACGAGACGTCTGTGGCCGTGACGCATGGCTGCTACCAG CAAACTGATGTCTCGGTGGTGTACGCCACTCTCCACATGGGGCTGGATGGGCTGCTCTCCTCCTCGGCGTGGTCGGAGGCTGCCTCCGTCTCTACGCCCACCACTCAGCAGTTCACTGAGCCAGAGCCTGAGGGCCACAACTGCTATGAG GGCTGGGAGGAGGACCTGCTGCCTGAGGAGAGGGAGGTTCCTCTGCTAAA cctctACCTTACCACCAAGAGAGTGGAGGACATCGGCCTGAGGCTCGTCTCCCTGCGCCAGGCCTTTACT GACGAGGCCGAATTCATCCGTGCATATAACGACTTTGTGGACTACCTGAGTGACCCCTCCAAGCAGATTGACATTGAGAGGGAGCTGGCTGAGGCAAAG ATCCATCATGTTAACCTGATAGATGTCCTTTTTGAGCTGGTGCTGTTTGGGATGATGACAGCTCAGAAATCCCTGATGGTG CAACCTGGTGGGTTCATGGAGCGTCTGTACGCTCTCCTGTACTCCTTCCTGCCCACTGTTGCCAGCATTGAGCCAAAGGCTGAGAGATACCTGTTGCTGCTCAAT GGCGGGCTGATGGCTCTGCTAGATGACATGTTTGGGCAGCAGCTAGCCTGGTACTTTAACCGAGAGTCTCTGGTCACTGAGCTCTCCAGCCTCCTGGAGTACCACCTCGAGTACCTCATGGCCAGCATGTAG